The Fundidesulfovibrio putealis DSM 16056 genome segment CTAGTGCGCGTCCTCTTCTGCGGAGTCGGCGAGGCCTTTGACGAGGCCCACCCCAACACCTGCCTGCTGGTGGAGGCCACGGCCCAGGGCCAGCGGCGCGAAATCCTCCTGGACTGCGGCTTCACGGCCCCCTACGCCTACTGGCGGCACGGACCCGCCCTGAACGCCTCGCCGGACGGGCCGGACCTGGTGTGGATATCGCACTTCCACGGCGACCATTTCATGGGCTTTCCAGCCCTGGCAGCCCGCATGATGCAGGCGGGCCGCACCCGCGAACTCCTGGTGGCAGGCCGCCAGGGCGTGGGCATGGCCGTGACCAGGGCCCTTGATCTTGCCTACCCCACGCTACGCGAGAAGCTCGGGTTCACCCTGTCCTATCGGGAGTGCGAACCCGGCGAACCCATGGAACTTCTGGGCCTTACCCTCACCGGAGCCTACACCACGCACAACGAGCCCTGCCTGGCCCTGCGCCTGGAAGACGACGCGGCGAGCCTCTACTATTCAGGCGACGGCGCGCCCGCCCCGGAATGCCTGGCCTTGGCCTGGGGAGTCGGACTCATCGTGCAGGAGACCTTTTCGCTGGCCCCCGGCGCAGTGGGACACGGCTCCGTGGAGGAGACCGTGGAGCTGGCACGCATGGCCAACCCCGGCGCCCTGGCCCTGGTGCACCTGGAGCGAACGCTTCGCTCCGATCGCATGCCTGAGGTGATCGCCGCCCTGGACGGAGCCGGATACGTGGCCCAGGCCGGAAGCATCCACGACGTAGCCGCCTCCTGAAACAGCCGGGGCGACCCATTAGGCCGCCCCTGATCCCATTCCCGCCCCGTTTCCGATCTCCGGATTTGACCGCCGCTCTGCCCTGCATCAAGCCGGGCGATTGCATCGTCCGGCCCTGGCACCTGGGAGGCATGACCCCCGTTTTTCAAGGCCGCGACATGTCTGCCTGCCGCATCAGTCCGGCCCCAGGCCGTTTCGGACCACCGGGAATCGCAGCCTGAAACGCACCCCGTTCGGAGAGTCCACGCTCACGCGCCCTTTAAGCTGCTCCGCCAGGGACACCACCAGCTGCAAGCCCAGGGTGTCCGGCGCGGAGAGACTCACCCCGGGCGGCATGCCCTCTCCGTCGTCCTCGACCTCCACCAGCACCTCGCCGTCCACCAGGGCGGCGGCCACATGCAGGGTCCCGCGCGTGCGTCTGCGGAAGCCATGCTTGATGGCGTTGGTGGCCAGCTCGTTCAGGATAAGCCCGAAAGGAATGGCCTGCTCCAGGCTCAGGGGGATTTCCGCCGTCTCCAGCACCAGGGAGATTTCCCTGTCGCCCTTGCAGGCCGACACCAGCCGGGGCAGGAACTGCCCCAGGTACTCCCCCACGTCCAGCCCGGCGAAGTCCCTGGACCGGTACAGCTGCTCATGGATCATGGCCATGGAGGCGATGCGCCCCCGGCTCTCGTCCAGCACGCTCTGTGCGGTGGGATTGGCCACGGCCTGCTTCTGGAGGTTCAGGAGGCTGGATATGATCTGAAGGTTGTTCTTCACCCGGTGATGAATCTCGCGCAGCAGGATCTCCTTTTCATGCAACGAGGCCTCCATGCGCTCCTCGGCGCGTTTGCGCTCGGAGATGTCGATGGTCACCTGCACGCGCACCATGCGCCCGTCGATCCAGCGCAGGGCCCTGTCGTGGTTCAGGCCCCACAGGCCCGTCACCGGGTTCATGTCCTCCCAGACCACCATTTCGTCCGGCGGCTCGCCGCTCGGGCAGGCTCCCGGAACCCAGCAGTTGTCGCAGACGGCTTCCCGCTCCCGGAAGGAGCGGTAGCAGGTCTCGCCGGTGCAGTCGCGCCGGAAGGTCTCCTTCATGGCCTTGTTCATGAAGAGGATCTCGTGTGTCTCGATGTCCACCACGTTCACCGCCGCGCACAGGCCGTCCAGGATGGTGGTCAGGGTCTTGTTGGCCTCGGTGATCAGTTCCTCGTCGCGCTTGCGGGTGGTGATGTCGCGGGCCAGGCCCAGGACGTACTTTTGAGCTCCCACTTCCAGGAACACCACGCGCAGGTCCACGGGGAAGCTGCCGCCGTCCTTTCGGCGGTGCCGCGTTTCGAAGCAGGCCCGACGTTCGCTTGAGATGCTGCGCGCGAACGCCGCCAGCGCCTCGGGGGACTGCGTCTCGTCGAGATCCATCATATTCATGCCAAGCAGCTCTTCCCGACCGAAACCTGTCTGGCGCTCCGCCTCCGGGTTCACTTCGAGGATTCGCCCGCGCATGTCGGTCAGGTAGATGGCGTCCCCCGCGTTCTCCACCAGCAGGCGGAAGCGTTCCTCGCTTGCGCGCAGGGCCTTTTCGGCGTCCTTCAGCGCGCTTAAGTCCACATCCAGGCAATACTGGACGGTTTCGCCGTCGGCAGTGGTCACCACGCTGTGGGTCGAGAAGACCGGGACGTCCGAGCCGTCCTTGTGCATGAGGATCAGTTCCGAGGCGGGCAGAGGCTGGCCCGTCTCCCCCATCTGGAGAATGGCCTTGCGGACCTCCTCGCGCATGGGGGGCGGGATGATGAGGTCCACCAGGTTCTTCCCCAGCGCCTCCTCACGGGTGTAGCCGTAGATGGTTTCCGACGAGTCGTTCCAATAGCTGACGATCCCGTCCGACGAATAGCCCTGGATGGAGACCGCCTCCACCTGATCCATGAGGATGCGGTAGCGCTCCTCGCTGATGCGCAGGCTCGCCACGGTGCGCCGTGCGCGCAGGAGCAGTATCAGGAGGATCGCCACGGCCAGGAGCAGCACCCCCGTCAGGGCAAAGGCTTCGGGAGGCCAGTGGCCTTCGGCATACGCAAGGGGCGGCGCGGCCTGCGCCTGTGCCTTCCGGGATACGGCGCACAGACACAATCCTGCCGAAGCCGGGAACAGAATCCTGCCCGGAAAGTGCGTCCTGTCATTGAGCGCCATGCATCACTCTTGCCGGATGGCTGTGTATGCAACTGGTTTTTATGGGTTCCGTCCATGCGTTTACATCATGAACATCATTCTTTGTCGATACTCTTTCTCCTCTCCCTGCCTTCTAGAGACTTGATTTTTTCCACATAGGCCCGCACGTCGAATTTGCGTTCCAGTCCCTTGTAATTCATGTAGCGGATCTGTCCGAATACGGGCCGTTCCATCCAGGGCCGGTCGTGCACGCCCCCGATTGACCAGGCGATGCCCGCGTACCCGTTGGGGTCCCGCCCATCCAGCGACCAGCGGTCGTTCAGTTCCACGGCCACGCCCTGGGCCTCTTCGGCGTCCGGAGTCCACTCCAGGATTTTCTTGCCCCAGTACATGCGCATGTAGCCGTGCATCTTGCCTGTGAGCCGCATCTCCAGCTGTGCGGCGTTCCAGGCAGGGTCGTGGGTTTCCCCTTCCTCAAGCTGTTCCCTGGTATAAATGTAGGGGCGCGGATCGTCCGCGTGACGCTCAAGGGTCTTTCTGGCCCACTCGGGATAACAGGAGGTCCGGTCGTAATCCTGGCGGTGCAGGCAGAAGTTGTCGGCCAGCTCCCGGCGCACGATCAGCTCCTCCAGGAAGGCCTCCTTGTCCGCAGCTTCGGCCCGGCTCGAGGCGGCCTCCAATGCGGCGCGCTGCGCGGACAGCATCCCAAAGTGCAGCCAGGGCGAGAGCCCGGACTGGCCGTCGAGCGATGGGTCGTTGCGCTTCTCCGCGTACCCGCGCAGTCCGGCCCCCGTGAAGGCGTCCAGGGCCATCGCGCCTGCGGCCTCGCCCGCCGCGAAATACCGTGAGCGGGACGCCCCGGATAGGCCGGGAACGCCCTGCTCCACCTGCTCCCAGGACCACTGCGGCAGTTTCTTCGCGAGGGCCGCATCCAGAGGCCGCAGCGGGGGAAGACCGGGGAACGGTTCCAGGAATTCCGGCAGCAGCCTGTGGATCTTGGGGCGGATGGTGCGGGCCATGTACTCGCACTTGTCCGAGGCCACAAAGCAGGGGACCACGTTTCGGGCGTCCACCTCATGCACCGGACAGGCCACGGCCTCCCCGGCCTGGGCCAGCCAGCGCCGCTTGTGGCGCAGCGGATCGAAGTCCGTGACCAGGACGCAGGCGTCCAGCGAACCCGCCAGCTGCGCCACGCGGGAGGGCGGGTCGCCCATCAGCTCCACAAAGGGGATGTTCGCGGCCTTGAAGTCCGCGTGGAGTTCCCTGAGCCCATCCACCAGGAACCGAAAATGGGCGGCGTTGGCCTGCGGGTAGTCCGGGTCCAGGCAGTGGACCGCCACCAGCGCCCGATCCCGGCTTGCCGCCAGGGACGCCGCATAGAGAAGCGCCCAGTTGTCGCGCAGCCTGTGGTCGCGGTGCATCCAGTACAGGACTGGCCCGCCGCCTTCGTGTCCCTGTGAAGCCGGACGCCCGCGTCGCATGTTCATGAGGTTGTCCATGCTCTCTTATGCGTGATAAAGGACGTATTGCAAAGAGCTTGCGCTCAGGATAGAAATTTCGATCATCCCGGAGAATCCCCCGGATATACAGGAGAATGTCATGCCCTCGTTCGATGCCGTCAGCAAGGTGGACCTTCAGGAAGTGGACAACGCCGTGAACAACACCGTCAAGGAGATCGCCACCCGCTTCGACTTCAAGGGGTCGAAGACCGAGATCAGCCTGGACAAGAAGACCAAGGTGCTGTCCGTGGTCACCGAAAGCGAGATGCGCGCCAAGGCCGTGCGCGACATGCTCATCGGCAACTTCGTCAAGCGCAAGGTGGACACCAAGAGCGTCGAGTTCGGCGACCCCAAGCCCGCCGGTGGCTCGCTGATGCGCCTTGAATGCAAGATAAAGGAAGGGATCGAGAAGGACGTGGCCAAGAAGATCACCAACCTGATCAAGGAATCCAAGCTGAAGGTGCAGGCGCAGATCATGGACGACCTGGTGCGCGTGACTGGCAAGAAGATCGACGACCTCCAGGCCGTCATGAACCTTCTCAACGGCGCGGACCTGCCCACCCCCATCCAGTACGTGAACATGAAAAGCTAGGAGAATCCATGACCACCCTGCGGCCCAACAGCCTCGCCCTGCTTCTGGCGCTTTTCTGCGCGGCCCTGCTTTCCGGCTGCGCTGGAGCCCAGCGCGCGCTGACCCTGGAAGAGTTCTACGGCTTCTGCTGGCCCGCGCAAGTGGACTCCAACTGCCCGGACGACGGATTGTGCCAGACCTACAAGGACTACCTGGCCCAGGAGCACGCCAGCAAGGCCGAATGCATCAAGGGGTGCAACCAGCTCCAGCTGATGGAGTGGAGGCAGAGCAACTTCGGCAACTGCCAGCCCGCCATCAACAACGCCACGGACTGGTGCGAGAAGTATTGCCGCCAGTACTTCGATTACGGGCCGCCCTCCCAGGGGCAACCCCAGGGACAGCAGTAGCCCGGCAGGCTGCTGCGGGCCGGATGACCTGACAAATCACAAGCGGGCGGGAATCACTTCCCGCCCGCTCTTGTTTTCAGACTGAATTTCCTGTCCGGCCTTCGCGCGTCAGCCGGAGACGCGGTTCCCGAAGGGCGCGCAGATGCGCTGAAGGCTCCTGCCGAAATAATAGTCCAGCTCCTCGTCCGCCAAACCGGCCCGCTGGCGGAACGCCTCGCGGAAGGCCGCCTCGGCCGAGGCCAGCCCGGCCAGGCTCTCGCGCGCGGCCACGTCCCCCCTGGCGGCCTTCCTGGCCAGACTCACGGCCATGGCTGCGGGCCAGGTGCGCTCGTGGAACTCCACCAGCTCCCAGAGCCCGCCTCCGGGGGCGATCATGTCCGCCCTGGTGGCACGGTTTTCCCGGTAGAGACTCTCGAGGACCGAAGTGTCCTCGCAGAACAGGGCGCGGCACTCCACGGGGCGCGAATCATGGATGCCGCAAGCCTTGGCCGAGACGTCGTGGAATCTGCACGAGAAACCGGCGGCGCGCCCGGCCAGCTTCACCATTTCGGAGGCCAGCGTGGTCAGCCCGCCCACCACGTTTTCGTGCACGACCTCGCCGGAGCGCAGGGTGACAAGGTCCCGACGCTGGATCACTCCGGCCTCGACCAGGGGCAGATCGGCCCGGTGCAGGGCCGGGCCGCCGCTTTCGCAGCAGCGGCCGCATCGGCGACAAACCGGCGCTCCGGAGCTTGTTTTTTCTTCCATGCGTGCTCATCCTGTCGCAGTTAATTTGTGAAATTCATAACGAATCATTTGCCGCCTCGCAAGACTAGCATGGAGCGTCTCAGCTGAAAATCCGCACCAGTGCTTGGAATATCGGGCACCTGCGGGTTTCGCGGAGCCATGGATTTTCCTTTGCAGGCCGGGAAGAACCA includes the following:
- a CDS encoding MBL fold metallo-hydrolase; the protein is MRVLFCGVGEAFDEAHPNTCLLVEATAQGQRREILLDCGFTAPYAYWRHGPALNASPDGPDLVWISHFHGDHFMGFPALAARMMQAGRTRELLVAGRQGVGMAVTRALDLAYPTLREKLGFTLSYRECEPGEPMELLGLTLTGAYTTHNEPCLALRLEDDAASLYYSGDGAPAPECLALAWGVGLIVQETFSLAPGAVGHGSVEETVELARMANPGALALVHLERTLRSDRMPEVIAALDGAGYVAQAGSIHDVAAS
- a CDS encoding PAS domain S-box protein, which encodes MALNDRTHFPGRILFPASAGLCLCAVSRKAQAQAAPPLAYAEGHWPPEAFALTGVLLLAVAILLILLLRARRTVASLRISEERYRILMDQVEAVSIQGYSSDGIVSYWNDSSETIYGYTREEALGKNLVDLIIPPPMREEVRKAILQMGETGQPLPASELILMHKDGSDVPVFSTHSVVTTADGETVQYCLDVDLSALKDAEKALRASEERFRLLVENAGDAIYLTDMRGRILEVNPEAERQTGFGREELLGMNMMDLDETQSPEALAAFARSISSERRACFETRHRRKDGGSFPVDLRVVFLEVGAQKYVLGLARDITTRKRDEELITEANKTLTTILDGLCAAVNVVDIETHEILFMNKAMKETFRRDCTGETCYRSFREREAVCDNCWVPGACPSGEPPDEMVVWEDMNPVTGLWGLNHDRALRWIDGRMVRVQVTIDISERKRAEERMEASLHEKEILLREIHHRVKNNLQIISSLLNLQKQAVANPTAQSVLDESRGRIASMAMIHEQLYRSRDFAGLDVGEYLGQFLPRLVSACKGDREISLVLETAEIPLSLEQAIPFGLILNELATNAIKHGFRRRTRGTLHVAAALVDGEVLVEVEDDGEGMPPGVSLSAPDTLGLQLVVSLAEQLKGRVSVDSPNGVRFRLRFPVVRNGLGPD
- a CDS encoding deoxyribodipyrimidine photo-lyase, which codes for MNMRRGRPASQGHEGGGPVLYWMHRDHRLRDNWALLYAASLAASRDRALVAVHCLDPDYPQANAAHFRFLVDGLRELHADFKAANIPFVELMGDPPSRVAQLAGSLDACVLVTDFDPLRHKRRWLAQAGEAVACPVHEVDARNVVPCFVASDKCEYMARTIRPKIHRLLPEFLEPFPGLPPLRPLDAALAKKLPQWSWEQVEQGVPGLSGASRSRYFAAGEAAGAMALDAFTGAGLRGYAEKRNDPSLDGQSGLSPWLHFGMLSAQRAALEAASSRAEAADKEAFLEELIVRRELADNFCLHRQDYDRTSCYPEWARKTLERHADDPRPYIYTREQLEEGETHDPAWNAAQLEMRLTGKMHGYMRMYWGKKILEWTPDAEEAQGVAVELNDRWSLDGRDPNGYAGIAWSIGGVHDRPWMERPVFGQIRYMNYKGLERKFDVRAYVEKIKSLEGRERRKSIDKE
- a CDS encoding YajQ family cyclic di-GMP-binding protein, with translation MPSFDAVSKVDLQEVDNAVNNTVKEIATRFDFKGSKTEISLDKKTKVLSVVTESEMRAKAVRDMLIGNFVKRKVDTKSVEFGDPKPAGGSLMRLECKIKEGIEKDVAKKITNLIKESKLKVQAQIMDDLVRVTGKKIDDLQAVMNLLNGADLPTPIQYVNMKS
- a CDS encoding YkgJ family cysteine cluster protein; translation: MEEKTSSGAPVCRRCGRCCESGGPALHRADLPLVEAGVIQRRDLVTLRSGEVVHENVVGGLTTLASEMVKLAGRAAGFSCRFHDVSAKACGIHDSRPVECRALFCEDTSVLESLYRENRATRADMIAPGGGLWELVEFHERTWPAAMAVSLARKAARGDVAARESLAGLASAEAAFREAFRQRAGLADEELDYYFGRSLQRICAPFGNRVSG